A single Triticum dicoccoides isolate Atlit2015 ecotype Zavitan chromosome 2A, WEW_v2.0, whole genome shotgun sequence DNA region contains:
- the LOC119353002 gene encoding probable aquaporin PIP2-6: protein MAKEVSEEPEHAAPAHKDYSDPPPAPLFEMGELRMWSFYRALIAEFVATLLFLYITVATVIGYKVQSAADPCGGVGVLGIAWAFGGMIFVLVYCTAGISGGHINPAVTFGLLLARKVSLLRAVMYIVAQCAGGIVGAGIVKGIMRDAYQANGGGANMVASGFSRGTALGAEIVGTFVLVYTVFSATDPKRSARDSHVPVLAPLPIGFAVFMVHLATIPITGTGINPARSLGAAVIYNKKAAWDNHWIFWVGPFVGALAAAAYHQYILRAAAIKALGSFRSSRSN from the exons ATGGCCAAGGAGGTGAGCGAGGAGCCGGAGCACGCCGCGCCGGCGCACAAGGACTACTCcgacccgccgccggcgccgctctTCGAGATGGGGGAGCTCCGGATGTGGTCCTTCTACCGGGCGCTCATCGCCGAGTTCGTCGCCACGCTGCTCTTCCTCTACATCACCGTCGCCACCGTCATCGGCTACAAGGTGCAGTCCGCGGCCGACCCGTGCGGCGGCGTCGGCGTGCTCGGCATCGCCTGGGCCTTCGGCGGCATGATCTTCGTCCTCGTCTACTGCACCGCCGGCATCTCGGGGGGCCACATCAACCCCGCGGTGACGTTCGGGCTGCTGCTGGCGCGCAAGGTGTCGCTGCTGCGCGCCGTGATGTACATCGTGGCGCAGTGCGCGGGCGGCATCGTGGGCGCCGGCATCGTCAAGGGCATCATGAGGGACGCGTACCAGGCCAACGGCGGCGGCGCCAACATGGTCGCCTCAGGGTTCTCCCGCGGCACAGCCCTCGGGGCGGAGATCGTCGGCACCTTCGTGCTCGTCTACACCGTCTTCTCCGCCACCGACCCCAAGCGCAGCGCCCGCGACTCCCACGTCCCCGTGCTCGCCCCGCTCCCCATCGGCTTCGCCGTCTTCATGGTGCACCTCGCCACCATCCCCATCACCGGCACCGGCATCAACCCCGCCAGGAGCCTCGGCGCCGCCGTCATCTACAACAAGAAGGCCGCATGGGACAACCAC TGGATCTTCTGGGTCGGCCCGTTCGTGGgagcgctggcggcggcggcgtacCACCAGTACATCCTCCGGGCGGCGGCCATCAAGGCGCTCGGCTCCTTCCGGAGCAGCCGGAGCAACTGA